The Chiloscyllium plagiosum isolate BGI_BamShark_2017 chromosome 8, ASM401019v2, whole genome shotgun sequence genome includes a window with the following:
- the LOC122552286 gene encoding ATP-dependent Clp protease proteolytic subunit, mitochondrial isoform X1: MLLQRLKVMEALVQYSGQRLTGCRNVHRTSSCSQPLIPIVIEQTGRGERAYDIYSRLLRERIICVMGPIDDNVASLVIAQLLFLQSESNKKPIHMYINSPGGVVTAGLAIYDTMQYILNPISTWCVGQAASMGSLLLAAGCPGMRHSLPNARVMIHQPSGGASGQATDIAIQAEEILKIKRQINHIYAKHTKQGLSVIEAAMERDRYMSPVEAQEFGIIDKVLVHPPQDGEDEPQLVHKDDTRESSGSPES, encoded by the exons ATGTTGCTGCAGAGGCTGAAGGTGATGGAG GCGTTGGTGCAGTATTCTGGGCAGCGGCTGACAGGATGCAGGAACGTTCATCGAACATCAAGTTGTAGCCAGCCATTAATCCCCATAGTCATCGAGCAGACA GGGCGTGGGGAGAGAGCTTACGATATCTACTCGAGACTCTTGAGGGAAAGAATTATTTGTGTCATGGGACCT ATAGATGACAATGTTGCCAGCCTAGTGATCGCTCAGCTCTTGTTCCTTCAGTCAGAGAGTAACAAAAAGCCTATCCACATGTACATCAACAGTCCAg GTGGTGTGGTGACTGCTGGCCTGGCTATTTACGACACCATGCAGTACATCCTGAACCCCATCTCCACCTGGTGTGTAGGGCAGGCTGCCAGCATGGGTTCCTTGCTTCTAGCTGCAGGTTGCCCAGGCATGAGGCACTCCCTGCCGAACGCACGAGTCATGATCCACCAACCCTCGGGAGGGGCGTCT GGCCAGGCGACTGACATTGCTATACAGGCAGAGGAGATTCTCAAAATCAAAAGACAGATCAATCATATTTATGCCAAACACACGAAGCAGGGGCTGTCAGTCATTG AAGCAGCCATGGAGCGGGACCGGTACATGAGCCCAGTGGAAGCTCAGGAGTTTGGGATCATTGACAAGGTCCTTGTTCACCCACCGCAGGACGGGGAAGATGAGCCACAACTTGTGCATAAGGACGACACGAGGGAGTCATCGGGCTCTCCCGAATCCTGA
- the LOC122552455 gene encoding deoxyribonuclease-2-alpha-like isoform X1, with protein MANSNYWSVLACLTVTCSVYFATSDISCYNDDGQPVDWFIVYKLPKHISETGLQYMYMDSSSNGWRTGNRLINDTGSAVGGTLQQLYEKSKLQRDQVAYVLYNDQIHLTSNSYGGHTKGVVLLDDTQGFWLVHSTPNFPPRTDQSYIWPHNGEKNGQSFLCVTYRYGQFNDIGTQLLYNNPHVYDYLIPPSFAKDLVNLNKAATGEKLETPPWQSKLVLSSAAGKHFTSFAKSRKFGDDLYSGWVADSFQSDLLVQTWPNSAHTLPSNCTMTYSVYNVKVITFNTQPRFESSVDHSKWCVTRPGSDVKWTCIGDINRDQAQEHRGGGTVCTDDPAVWDSFSNLVASCEFCACTCSEKESRSMRAEAWTVV; from the exons GTTCATTGTTTACAAATTACCCAAACATATCAGTGAAACGGGTTTACAATACATGTACATGGACTCCTCAAGCAATGGCTGGAGAACTGGAAACCGATTGATTAATGACACAGGCTCTGCTGTGGGAGGAACTCTACAGCAGCTCTATGAGAAATCCAAACTGCAG AGGGACCAAGTAGCATACGTGCTCTACAATGACCAGATCCACCTCACCTCGAACAGTTATGGTGGACATACGAAAG GAGTTGTCCTTTTGGATGACACACAAGGTTTCTGGTTGGTCCACAGCACTCCGAACTTCCCACCCAGAACTGACCAATCCTACATTTGGCCACACAATGGAGAGAAAAATGGACAGTCCTTCCTGTGTGTTACCTACCGATATGGCCAGTTTAACGATATTG GTACGCAGTTGTTGTACAATAATCCTCATGTCTACGATTATTTGATCCCACCCTCTTTTGCCAAAGACCTGGTGAACCTCAACAAGGCAGCGACCGGGGAAAAGCTGGAGACCCCTCCCTGGCAGAGTAAACTCGTCCTCTCATCAGCAGCTGGAAAACATTTCACCAGTTTTGCGAAGAGCAGGAAATTTGGGGATG ATTTATACTCTGGCTGGGTGGCAGACTCCTTTCAGAGTGATCTGTTGGTTCAGACATGGCCAAACTCCGCACACACTCTCCCATCCAACTGCACCATGACGTACTCTGTGTACAACGTGAAGGTCATTACCTTCAACACACAGCCTCGCTTCGAAAGCAGCGTGGATCACTCGAAATGGTGTGTGACAAGACCAGGCTCAGACGTGAAGTGGACCTGCATTGGGGATATCAACCGAGACCAGGCGCAGGAGCACAGAGGAGGTGGAACGGTCTGCACTGATGATCCAGCCGTCTGGGATTCTTTCTCGAATTTGGTTGCATCCTGTGAGTTTTGTGCATGCACTTGCAGTGAGAAGGAAAGCAGGAGCATGCGAGCTGAGGCTTGGACTGTGGTTTAA
- the LOC122552455 gene encoding deoxyribonuclease-2-alpha-like isoform X2 — translation MVSGGELARFIVYKLPKHISETGLQYMYMDSSSNGWRTGNRLINDTGSAVGGTLQQLYEKSKLQRDQVAYVLYNDQIHLTSNSYGGHTKGVVLLDDTQGFWLVHSTPNFPPRTDQSYIWPHNGEKNGQSFLCVTYRYGQFNDIGTQLLYNNPHVYDYLIPPSFAKDLVNLNKAATGEKLETPPWQSKLVLSSAAGKHFTSFAKSRKFGDDLYSGWVADSFQSDLLVQTWPNSAHTLPSNCTMTYSVYNVKVITFNTQPRFESSVDHSKWCVTRPGSDVKWTCIGDINRDQAQEHRGGGTVCTDDPAVWDSFSNLVASCEFCACTCSEKESRSMRAEAWTVV, via the exons atggtgagtggaggggaacttgcaag GTTCATTGTTTACAAATTACCCAAACATATCAGTGAAACGGGTTTACAATACATGTACATGGACTCCTCAAGCAATGGCTGGAGAACTGGAAACCGATTGATTAATGACACAGGCTCTGCTGTGGGAGGAACTCTACAGCAGCTCTATGAGAAATCCAAACTGCAG AGGGACCAAGTAGCATACGTGCTCTACAATGACCAGATCCACCTCACCTCGAACAGTTATGGTGGACATACGAAAG GAGTTGTCCTTTTGGATGACACACAAGGTTTCTGGTTGGTCCACAGCACTCCGAACTTCCCACCCAGAACTGACCAATCCTACATTTGGCCACACAATGGAGAGAAAAATGGACAGTCCTTCCTGTGTGTTACCTACCGATATGGCCAGTTTAACGATATTG GTACGCAGTTGTTGTACAATAATCCTCATGTCTACGATTATTTGATCCCACCCTCTTTTGCCAAAGACCTGGTGAACCTCAACAAGGCAGCGACCGGGGAAAAGCTGGAGACCCCTCCCTGGCAGAGTAAACTCGTCCTCTCATCAGCAGCTGGAAAACATTTCACCAGTTTTGCGAAGAGCAGGAAATTTGGGGATG ATTTATACTCTGGCTGGGTGGCAGACTCCTTTCAGAGTGATCTGTTGGTTCAGACATGGCCAAACTCCGCACACACTCTCCCATCCAACTGCACCATGACGTACTCTGTGTACAACGTGAAGGTCATTACCTTCAACACACAGCCTCGCTTCGAAAGCAGCGTGGATCACTCGAAATGGTGTGTGACAAGACCAGGCTCAGACGTGAAGTGGACCTGCATTGGGGATATCAACCGAGACCAGGCGCAGGAGCACAGAGGAGGTGGAACGGTCTGCACTGATGATCCAGCCGTCTGGGATTCTTTCTCGAATTTGGTTGCATCCTGTGAGTTTTGTGCATGCACTTGCAGTGAGAAGGAAAGCAGGAGCATGCGAGCTGAGGCTTGGACTGTGGTTTAA
- the LOC122552286 gene encoding ATP-dependent Clp protease proteolytic subunit, mitochondrial isoform X2: MLLQRLKALVQYSGQRLTGCRNVHRTSSCSQPLIPIVIEQTGRGERAYDIYSRLLRERIICVMGPIDDNVASLVIAQLLFLQSESNKKPIHMYINSPGGVVTAGLAIYDTMQYILNPISTWCVGQAASMGSLLLAAGCPGMRHSLPNARVMIHQPSGGASGQATDIAIQAEEILKIKRQINHIYAKHTKQGLSVIEAAMERDRYMSPVEAQEFGIIDKVLVHPPQDGEDEPQLVHKDDTRESSGSPES; encoded by the exons ATGTTGCTGCAGAGGCTGAAG GCGTTGGTGCAGTATTCTGGGCAGCGGCTGACAGGATGCAGGAACGTTCATCGAACATCAAGTTGTAGCCAGCCATTAATCCCCATAGTCATCGAGCAGACA GGGCGTGGGGAGAGAGCTTACGATATCTACTCGAGACTCTTGAGGGAAAGAATTATTTGTGTCATGGGACCT ATAGATGACAATGTTGCCAGCCTAGTGATCGCTCAGCTCTTGTTCCTTCAGTCAGAGAGTAACAAAAAGCCTATCCACATGTACATCAACAGTCCAg GTGGTGTGGTGACTGCTGGCCTGGCTATTTACGACACCATGCAGTACATCCTGAACCCCATCTCCACCTGGTGTGTAGGGCAGGCTGCCAGCATGGGTTCCTTGCTTCTAGCTGCAGGTTGCCCAGGCATGAGGCACTCCCTGCCGAACGCACGAGTCATGATCCACCAACCCTCGGGAGGGGCGTCT GGCCAGGCGACTGACATTGCTATACAGGCAGAGGAGATTCTCAAAATCAAAAGACAGATCAATCATATTTATGCCAAACACACGAAGCAGGGGCTGTCAGTCATTG AAGCAGCCATGGAGCGGGACCGGTACATGAGCCCAGTGGAAGCTCAGGAGTTTGGGATCATTGACAAGGTCCTTGTTCACCCACCGCAGGACGGGGAAGATGAGCCACAACTTGTGCATAAGGACGACACGAGGGAGTCATCGGGCTCTCCCGAATCCTGA